One region of Rhizobium sp. 9140 genomic DNA includes:
- a CDS encoding TRAP transporter small permease subunit encodes MLTLLRSVSRWSVWISGGLLLLSALLVGLEVLMRSLFQHSFGGVDEISSYIFAIGVAWSLAFTLLHRAHIRIDLVYAKLSSSKRAALDILALAGLIAVTTLLFQQALMTTSTSFELGSRSNTPLGVTLWIPQSIWTAGLGFFLLVQAYLLARIFYLFLTSQHRQVAALSGIKTIDEEIDDEIRT; translated from the coding sequence ATGCTCACGCTGCTCCGGTCGGTTTCCCGCTGGTCTGTCTGGATCTCAGGTGGGCTGCTTCTGCTGTCCGCCCTGCTTGTCGGGTTAGAAGTGCTGATGCGCAGCCTGTTCCAGCATTCCTTCGGCGGCGTTGACGAGATTTCATCCTACATCTTCGCGATCGGCGTGGCTTGGTCGCTCGCCTTCACGCTGCTACACCGCGCGCATATCCGCATCGACTTAGTCTATGCGAAGCTGTCGTCCAGCAAGCGGGCCGCGCTGGACATCCTGGCTCTGGCAGGTCTCATCGCCGTTACCACTCTGCTGTTCCAGCAGGCCTTAATGACCACGTCGACTTCCTTCGAACTTGGTTCCCGGTCCAACACGCCGCTCGGCGTCACGCTCTGGATACCGCAATCAATCTGGACGGCCGGCCTCGGCTTCTTCCTGCTCGTCCAGGCCTATCTGCTGGCCCGGATATTCTACCTGTTCCTCACGAGCCAGCACAGGCAGGTCGCCGCGCTCTCCGGGATCAAGACAATCGACGAAGAGATCGACGACGAGATCCGCACCTGA
- a CDS encoding TRAP transporter substrate-binding protein: MLDMQKHFAAAAAAAVLMVVGPAAAQDYPKTNLTVQGGWATAGIYQEIEVPFWTERLPTLTGGNVTASITSLNEKGLKGPEVFRLMRMGVIDFGTSALGYVAGDDPQNEGPDLAGIALDIEGARKITNAYKPTLSKLYEEKYGIKLLMIYPAEAQVFWCRTPVAGLADLKGKKVRTGNRTVADFVEAAGGVTVTMPFGEVVTSLQLGVIDCAVTGTFSGNSAGWHEVTTHLYPLTVGWSPFMYAVNTNAWNKLDPSIQTLLTAEFVKLEDDIWAAADKRTTEGLTCATGGDCTFGKKGAMTLVPLAEGDAAERSRLVSEVVLPRFGERCGADCLTDWNASVGTVIGIKAGQ, translated from the coding sequence ATGTTGGACATGCAGAAACACTTTGCCGCCGCGGCGGCTGCCGCAGTGCTGATGGTAGTTGGACCGGCCGCTGCGCAGGACTATCCCAAGACCAATCTGACGGTTCAAGGTGGATGGGCGACTGCCGGCATCTATCAGGAAATCGAAGTACCGTTCTGGACCGAGCGCCTGCCGACGCTGACCGGCGGCAACGTCACCGCATCGATCACCAGCCTCAACGAAAAGGGCCTGAAGGGGCCGGAAGTGTTCCGCCTGATGCGCATGGGCGTGATCGATTTCGGCACGTCCGCACTCGGCTACGTCGCCGGCGACGACCCGCAGAACGAGGGCCCGGACCTGGCCGGCATCGCGCTGGACATCGAGGGCGCGCGCAAGATTACCAACGCCTACAAGCCAACCCTGTCGAAGCTCTATGAAGAGAAATACGGCATCAAGCTGCTGATGATCTATCCGGCCGAGGCCCAGGTGTTCTGGTGCCGCACGCCTGTCGCCGGCCTCGCTGACCTGAAGGGCAAGAAGGTCCGGACCGGCAACCGCACCGTCGCCGACTTCGTCGAAGCGGCGGGTGGCGTCACCGTTACCATGCCGTTCGGCGAAGTGGTGACGTCGCTGCAGCTTGGCGTGATCGACTGCGCCGTCACTGGCACGTTCTCCGGGAACAGCGCCGGTTGGCATGAGGTGACGACTCACCTCTATCCGCTGACCGTCGGCTGGAGCCCGTTCATGTACGCGGTAAACACCAATGCCTGGAACAAGCTCGACCCGTCGATCCAGACGCTGCTGACGGCCGAGTTCGTCAAGCTGGAGGACGATATCTGGGCGGCCGCGGACAAGCGGACGACCGAGGGCCTCACCTGCGCCACCGGCGGCGATTGCACCTTCGGCAAGAAGGGCGCGATGACCCTAGTGCCGCTGGCCGAGGGCGACGCGGCGGAGCGTTCGCGCCTCGTCAGCGAGGTCGTACTGCCGCGCTTTGGCGAGCGCTGCGGCGCCGACTGCCTGACCGACTGGAACGCGTCGGTCGGCACGGTGATTGGCATTAAGGCTGGCCAGTAA
- a CDS encoding MurR/RpiR family transcriptional regulator produces MSSNQRKPLSLLIHERAGSLSPADRQLADVILSFPGEIASYTAVELAKMAGISNAAVSRFVQKLGFRSYEDMKRHARDLRSEGAPNYLLEKGPTDTVGQIARHVHFGQQNIAETFSGLDPTALAAATQGIASAEKIVFVGVRNGHFLAKYLRWQISLVCLNTVLLPSDGETIAESLSSLTERDVVVVFAIRRLVPLIRATLALLPQLRARSLLIVDQHYREPLQPTWLLRCVTHSPSPLDNHAAVLLLCHIMADEVLRLRGDAGRHRLTEIEDMHHVLGEI; encoded by the coding sequence ATGAGTTCTAACCAGCGAAAGCCGCTTTCCCTTCTCATTCACGAGCGGGCTGGCAGCTTATCGCCAGCAGATCGGCAACTAGCCGACGTGATTCTGTCGTTTCCGGGCGAAATCGCCAGCTACACTGCGGTGGAACTAGCCAAGATGGCCGGCATTTCTAACGCTGCGGTCAGCCGCTTTGTCCAGAAGCTTGGTTTCCGCAGTTATGAGGACATGAAGCGGCACGCACGCGACCTGCGTAGCGAAGGTGCTCCGAACTACCTGTTGGAGAAGGGACCGACCGACACGGTCGGCCAGATCGCCCGCCATGTGCATTTCGGACAGCAGAACATCGCCGAGACCTTTAGCGGTCTCGACCCGACGGCTTTGGCTGCGGCGACGCAGGGCATTGCAAGCGCCGAGAAGATCGTCTTCGTCGGCGTGCGCAACGGCCATTTCCTCGCGAAATATCTGCGGTGGCAGATCAGCTTAGTGTGCCTCAACACCGTGCTGTTGCCGAGCGACGGGGAGACGATCGCCGAGTCTCTGTCCAGCCTGACTGAACGTGATGTCGTGGTCGTCTTCGCCATCCGCCGGCTGGTGCCGCTGATCCGTGCAACGCTGGCCCTGCTGCCGCAACTGAGAGCCCGTTCGTTATTGATCGTCGACCAGCACTACCGCGAGCCCCTGCAGCCGACATGGCTGCTGCGTTGCGTGACGCACAGCCCCTCGCCCCTCGACAACCATGCGGCCGTACTGCTGCTGTGCCACATCATGGCCGACGAAGTGTTGCGGCTACGCGGCGATGCTGGCCGGCATCGCCTGACCGAGATCGAGGACATGCACCACGTGCTGGGCGAGATTTAA